One Granulicella sp. 5B5 DNA window includes the following coding sequences:
- a CDS encoding glycosyltransferase family 2 protein — MPLLSVAIVTFNEEANLARTLASVAPLFSGMPGEIIVVDSHSTDRTAEIARTHNATVIARDWPGFAEQKNFAIAQCTGEWVLSLDADEELTPELATEIHILLNSNPTTSAFYLKRRNLFLGHWIKHGGFYPDAKLRLFRRTAAAQFTPRAVHEVIAFDGPTATLTHDLVHHAYPTLATYIEHMDRYSTLSSDILVAKGRTSRALPAFIANVAIFPALTFIKNYVFRLGFLDGREGLLQHLYHSVYASWKYAKAWEQSHPKR; from the coding sequence ATGCCCCTTCTCTCGGTCGCCATCGTCACCTTCAACGAAGAGGCCAACCTCGCGCGCACGCTCGCCAGCGTCGCCCCGCTCTTTAGTGGGATGCCCGGCGAGATCATCGTCGTCGACTCACACTCCACCGACCGCACCGCCGAGATCGCCCGCACCCATAACGCCACCGTCATCGCCCGCGACTGGCCTGGCTTCGCCGAGCAGAAAAACTTCGCCATCGCCCAATGCACCGGCGAGTGGGTTCTCTCCCTCGACGCCGACGAAGAACTCACCCCCGAGCTCGCCACCGAGATCCACATTCTCCTCAACTCAAATCCCACAACAAGCGCCTTCTACCTCAAGCGCCGCAACCTCTTCCTCGGCCACTGGATCAAACACGGCGGCTTCTACCCCGACGCCAAACTCCGCCTCTTCCGCCGCACCGCCGCCGCGCAGTTCACGCCACGAGCGGTCCACGAAGTCATCGCCTTCGACGGCCCCACCGCCACCCTCACCCACGACCTCGTCCACCACGCCTATCCCACGCTCGCCACCTACATCGAGCACATGGACCGCTACAGTACACTCAGCTCAGACATCCTCGTCGCCAAAGGCCGCACCAGCCGCGCGCTTCCTGCATTCATCGCAAACGTAGCGATCTTCCCCGCACTCACCTTCATCAAGAACTACGTCTTCCGCCTCGGCTTCCTCGACGGCCGCGAAGGCCTCCTCCAGCACCTTTACCACTCCGTCTACGCCAGCTGGAAGTACGCAAAGGCATGGGAGCAGTCGCACCCAAAGAGATAG
- a CDS encoding thioesterase family protein, with amino-acid sequence MTDRDRVLEQGYAETRVRVRYAETDQMGVVYHANYLVWFEVGRVEMMRQLGLDYKDMERDEGALIAVVEATARYKAPARYDDELVIRTRLANVRASILRFKYEVLRVADETLLCEGETVHLVVGRDMRRRMLPERYIEQFGPLMLRMVKAEPS; translated from the coding sequence ATGACTGATCGAGACAGAGTGTTGGAACAGGGGTATGCCGAGACGCGGGTGCGGGTGCGCTACGCGGAGACGGACCAGATGGGTGTGGTGTATCACGCGAACTACCTGGTGTGGTTCGAGGTGGGGCGCGTGGAGATGATGCGTCAGTTGGGGCTGGACTACAAGGACATGGAGCGCGATGAGGGGGCGCTGATCGCGGTGGTGGAGGCGACGGCTCGGTACAAGGCCCCGGCCCGGTATGACGATGAGCTGGTCATACGGACGCGGCTGGCGAATGTGAGGGCGTCGATACTGCGGTTCAAGTATGAGGTGCTGCGCGTGGCGGATGAGACGTTGCTGTGCGAGGGCGAAACCGTGCACCTGGTTGTCGGGCGGGACATGAGGCGGCGTATGCTTCCGGAGCGATATATCGAGCAGTTTGGACCGTTGATGCTTCGCATGGTGAAGGCGGAGCCGTCGTAG
- a CDS encoding hydroxymethylglutaryl-CoA lyase, with translation MVKIVESSRSAWQSLAKVMSPEVKAEYLRAVVAAGFQHLDAVSFVSKQAMPQMADSELVLEYLDAPEDTEVIGMVANAKGAERAVESERVTTLAFPYSISPTFLDRNQRQTPQEALDQLEQVGEIAYKGGQDVVAYVAMAFGNPYGDAWDIDEVVSAVDLLVDSGVAQVVLADTMGTAPVELVRDVLACVLGVHESLEVGVKLRASAKEASAKIRAAYEAGCRRFDSVLGGVGGPPAAAGFEAEVFGNLPTEVLVETLRKMGAELPELEPLERLVATSRAMERRYAAVVQ, from the coding sequence ATGGTAAAGATCGTTGAAAGTTCGCGGAGTGCCTGGCAGTCGCTGGCGAAGGTGATGTCGCCGGAGGTGAAGGCGGAGTATCTGAGGGCGGTGGTGGCGGCTGGATTTCAGCATCTGGATGCGGTGAGCTTTGTGTCGAAGCAGGCTATGCCGCAGATGGCGGACTCAGAGCTGGTGCTGGAGTACCTGGATGCGCCGGAGGATACCGAGGTGATCGGTATGGTGGCGAACGCCAAGGGCGCCGAGCGTGCGGTGGAGAGCGAGCGCGTAACGACGCTGGCGTTTCCGTACTCGATCTCGCCGACGTTCCTGGACCGCAATCAGCGGCAGACGCCGCAGGAGGCGCTGGACCAGCTGGAGCAGGTGGGCGAGATTGCGTACAAGGGCGGGCAGGATGTTGTGGCCTATGTCGCGATGGCGTTTGGGAACCCGTATGGGGATGCGTGGGACATTGACGAGGTAGTGAGCGCGGTGGACCTGCTGGTGGACTCGGGCGTGGCGCAGGTGGTGCTGGCGGACACAATGGGGACGGCCCCGGTGGAGCTGGTGCGTGATGTGCTCGCGTGTGTGCTGGGCGTGCATGAGTCGCTGGAGGTGGGTGTGAAGCTGCGTGCGAGCGCGAAGGAGGCTTCGGCGAAGATACGTGCGGCGTATGAGGCGGGATGCCGACGGTTCGACTCGGTGCTGGGCGGGGTTGGCGGGCCTCCGGCGGCGGCTGGGTTCGAGGCGGAGGTGTTTGGGAATCTGCCGACGGAGGTGCTGGTGGAGACGCTGCGGAAGATGGGCGCGGAGCTGCCGGAGCTGGAGCCGCTGGAGCGTCTGGTGGCGACGAGCCGCGCGATGGAGCGGCGGTATGCGGCGGTGGTGCAGTAA
- a CDS encoding carboxypeptidase-like regulatory domain-containing protein, translating to MPDAPSPAAQGQGRAMVSGVVKDVGGTPVGGAHVVLDGPAGMTRTAVTDEDGEYEFEGLVAGRYSVSVKAEGLADGRVVVMVPSSGDVKAPEFSLKLVTVNAEVEAVSPKELAEMQVKQEEKQRILGVIPNFYVAYDPNTVGMTQGQKLQLAGRTLIDPVTFAAAAVGAGLNQATQTPSQWGQDWAGFGQRYGAQMAGTLAGVGLSGYVFPAIFHQDPRYFYKADGTVKERTEWALKQVLEQRSDKGKWQPGWSNMLGDLAASTATVALYPHDDVHWGSTTAANFGLNLAGTAFGNIMEEFVVPKLVLHRKKAKQTTP from the coding sequence ATGCCGGATGCCCCTTCTCCGGCGGCGCAGGGGCAGGGGCGCGCCATGGTGAGCGGTGTGGTGAAGGATGTGGGCGGGACTCCGGTGGGCGGAGCGCACGTGGTGCTGGATGGGCCAGCGGGGATGACGCGCACGGCGGTGACTGATGAAGACGGTGAATATGAGTTTGAGGGGCTGGTTGCGGGGCGCTACTCGGTGAGTGTGAAGGCCGAGGGGCTGGCGGACGGTCGCGTGGTGGTGATGGTGCCGAGCAGCGGGGACGTGAAGGCGCCGGAGTTCTCGTTGAAGCTGGTGACGGTGAACGCCGAGGTGGAGGCGGTGAGCCCGAAGGAACTGGCGGAGATGCAGGTGAAGCAGGAGGAGAAGCAGCGGATTCTGGGTGTGATCCCAAACTTTTATGTGGCGTATGACCCGAATACGGTGGGTATGACGCAGGGACAGAAGCTGCAACTGGCAGGGAGGACGCTGATTGACCCGGTGACGTTCGCGGCGGCAGCGGTGGGAGCCGGGCTGAATCAGGCGACGCAGACGCCGTCGCAGTGGGGGCAGGACTGGGCAGGCTTTGGGCAGCGCTATGGGGCCCAGATGGCGGGTACGCTTGCCGGGGTGGGCCTGTCGGGATATGTGTTTCCGGCGATCTTTCACCAGGACCCGCGGTACTTCTATAAGGCGGATGGAACGGTGAAGGAGCGCACGGAGTGGGCGCTGAAGCAGGTGTTGGAGCAGAGAAGCGATAAGGGGAAGTGGCAGCCAGGGTGGTCGAACATGCTGGGAGACCTGGCGGCGTCAACGGCGACGGTGGCGCTGTATCCGCATGACGATGTGCATTGGGGCTCGACGACGGCGGCGAACTTTGGGCTGAATCTGGCGGGCACGGCGTTTGGGAACATCATGGAGGAGTTTGTGGTGCCGAAGCTCGTGCTGCATAGGAAGAAGGCGAAACAGACGACGCCGTAA
- a CDS encoding nicotinamidase — protein sequence MSRTLPPLTPHDALLVIDMQNDFVSPAGALSVRGGEEIIPGINALAARFPHVILTQDWHPRGHISFASTHGLQPFTDTVQAPYGTQTLWPDHCIQNTSGAALHSALDIPNTELILRKGFRKDIDSYSAFLENDRTTPTGLAGYLRERGLTRLFFCGLAYDFCVGFSAIDAVQHGFTAIVLQDLARAVALPTTVETTNDRFAALNIPRIHASHLAL from the coding sequence ATGAGCCGCACGCTCCCGCCCCTCACCCCGCACGACGCCCTCCTCGTCATCGACATGCAGAACGACTTCGTCTCCCCCGCTGGCGCACTCTCCGTCCGCGGGGGCGAGGAGATCATCCCCGGCATCAACGCCCTCGCCGCGCGCTTCCCCCACGTCATCCTCACCCAGGACTGGCATCCCCGCGGCCACATCTCCTTCGCCAGCACTCACGGTTTGCAACCCTTCACCGACACTGTCCAGGCCCCCTACGGTACGCAAACCCTCTGGCCCGACCATTGCATCCAGAACACCTCCGGCGCCGCCCTCCACTCAGCCCTCGACATCCCCAACACAGAGCTCATCCTCCGCAAAGGCTTCCGCAAAGACATCGACAGCTACTCCGCCTTCCTCGAAAACGACCGCACCACCCCCACCGGCCTCGCCGGCTACCTCCGCGAGCGCGGCCTCACCCGCCTCTTCTTCTGCGGCCTCGCCTACGACTTCTGCGTCGGCTTCTCCGCCATCGACGCCGTCCAGCATGGCTTCACCGCCATCGTCCTCCAAGACCTCGCCCGCGCCGTCGCCCTCCCTACCACCGTCGAAACCACCAACGACCGCTTCGCCGCCCTCAACATCCCCCGCATTCACGCCTCACATCTGGCCCTGTAG
- a CDS encoding HD domain-containing protein: MSDMDWSAVEAERLLREWTLGESLVKHGLSVARCTESYGQREAERLGLTGDEAARLAEMYRCAGLLHDMDYERHPSTEEHPFVGVKFLREQGWPEEILQAILAHADYSGVMPETHLQRSLFACDELAGFLTACALVKPTRSIADVEVAGVKKKMKDKAFARAVKREDMTRGAELLGIPIEEHVGNCLSAMQRHASELGL, from the coding sequence ATGAGTGATATGGATTGGTCGGCGGTGGAGGCGGAGAGGTTGTTGCGGGAGTGGACGCTGGGGGAGTCGCTGGTGAAGCATGGGCTGAGCGTGGCCCGGTGTACGGAGAGCTATGGACAACGCGAGGCGGAGCGGTTGGGGCTCACTGGCGATGAGGCGGCGCGGTTGGCGGAGATGTATCGGTGCGCGGGGCTGCTGCATGATATGGACTATGAGCGGCATCCTTCGACTGAGGAGCATCCGTTTGTGGGAGTGAAGTTTTTGCGGGAGCAAGGATGGCCGGAAGAGATTCTGCAGGCGATTCTGGCCCATGCGGACTACTCAGGGGTGATGCCGGAGACGCATCTGCAGCGGTCGCTTTTTGCGTGTGATGAACTTGCAGGGTTTTTGACGGCTTGTGCGCTGGTGAAGCCGACTCGTTCGATTGCGGACGTTGAAGTGGCGGGCGTGAAGAAGAAGATGAAGGACAAGGCGTTTGCGCGGGCGGTGAAGCGTGAGGACATGACTCGTGGGGCGGAGTTATTGGGAATTCCGATTGAGGAGCATGTGGGGAATTGTTTGAGCGCGATGCAGAGGCATGCGTCGGAGTTAGGGTTGTAG
- a CDS encoding helix-turn-helix transcriptional regulator: MATMMAPVSVADIPVSAPQPAAAQREVVRCDHCKLVQFRTTIDCCRRCKKSLLPEPPKAQPAIALVAEPASPAKPETLSVATAVRDLRHARNLSQRQLAARMNVPRTYISKIENGKAMPTLSSLERLARALQVDISALLRDAPTRHQDEAAIITADPFLAELARYSAHLTSTQKSIFINHVRELAQNSGQLRNRRSA, from the coding sequence ATGGCAACCATGATGGCGCCCGTCAGCGTAGCTGACATCCCTGTCTCAGCCCCCCAGCCAGCCGCAGCCCAACGTGAAGTCGTCCGCTGCGACCACTGCAAGCTCGTCCAGTTCCGCACCACAATCGACTGCTGCCGCCGCTGCAAGAAGTCCTTGCTGCCCGAGCCCCCCAAGGCCCAGCCAGCCATTGCACTCGTCGCCGAACCAGCATCCCCAGCCAAGCCAGAGACGCTCTCCGTGGCCACCGCCGTCCGCGACCTCCGCCACGCGCGCAACCTCTCGCAGCGCCAGCTCGCCGCGCGCATGAACGTGCCACGCACCTACATCTCCAAGATCGAAAACGGCAAGGCTATGCCCACGCTCTCCTCACTGGAGCGCCTCGCCCGCGCCCTGCAGGTCGATATCTCCGCCCTGCTCCGCGACGCCCCCACCCGCCACCAGGACGAGGCCGCCATCATCACCGCCGACCCGTTCCTCGCCGAGCTCGCCCGCTACAGCGCGCACCTCACCTCCACCCAGAAGTCCATCTTCATCAACCACGTCCGGGAGCTCGCCCAAAACTCCGGCCAGCTCCGCAACCGCCGCTCCGCCTAA
- the uppS gene encoding polyprenyl diphosphate synthase yields MRETNPIRGYQRSNRAHELTADERALYDTLDLERMPQHVAVIMDGNGRWAGKRALKRFLGHQQGAESVQYVVETASRINLPWLTLYAFSIENNLRRPGNEVSFLMKLLKSYLISNVKRMNDNNIRMAYIGSTHELPAEVQDTMQWAAEQTAKNTGTTLTLALNYGSRSEIVDSARSILRKLLAEARQRGISVEDMLAAEGGDLALEHRIDEDQISANLYTAHMPDPDLLIRTSGEQRISNFLLWQIAYAEIFVTDRLWPDFRGLHLLEAIADYQHRERRFGGLGESTDEDLADTLPTEAALARH; encoded by the coding sequence TTGCGCGAAACCAACCCCATCCGCGGCTATCAGCGTTCCAACCGTGCTCATGAGCTCACGGCAGACGAGCGCGCCCTCTACGACACCCTCGACCTGGAGCGCATGCCCCAGCACGTGGCTGTGATTATGGACGGCAACGGCCGCTGGGCCGGCAAGCGCGCCCTCAAACGCTTCCTCGGCCACCAGCAGGGCGCTGAAAGCGTCCAGTACGTCGTCGAGACAGCCAGCCGCATCAACCTCCCCTGGCTCACCCTCTACGCCTTCTCCATCGAGAACAACCTTCGCCGCCCCGGCAACGAGGTCAGCTTCCTCATGAAGCTGCTCAAGAGCTACCTCATCTCCAACGTCAAGCGGATGAACGACAACAACATCCGCATGGCCTACATCGGCAGCACCCACGAGCTCCCCGCCGAAGTCCAGGACACCATGCAGTGGGCCGCCGAGCAGACCGCGAAAAATACCGGCACCACGCTCACCCTCGCGCTCAACTACGGCTCACGTTCGGAGATCGTCGACTCCGCGCGCTCCATCCTGCGCAAGCTCCTTGCCGAAGCCCGGCAACGCGGCATCTCCGTCGAAGACATGCTCGCAGCCGAAGGCGGCGACCTCGCCCTCGAGCACCGCATCGACGAAGACCAGATCAGCGCGAACCTCTACACCGCGCACATGCCCGACCCTGACCTGCTCATCCGCACCTCCGGCGAGCAGCGCATCTCCAACTTCCTGCTCTGGCAGATCGCCTACGCCGAGATCTTCGTCACCGACCGCCTCTGGCCCGACTTCCGCGGCCTCCACCTGCTCGAAGCCATCGCCGACTACCAGCACCGCGAGCGCCGCTTCGGCGGCCTCGGCGAATCCACCGACGAAGACCTCGCCGACACCCTCCCCACCGAAGCCGCCCTCGCGCGCCACTAG
- a CDS encoding beta-L-arabinofuranosidase domain-containing protein: MVSRRGFVQGGAAAAGLALTRKAWGADAAAGTLEEVGYSQVEMREPRVLAQRANTHEVLMGLKVEDLVKPYRLMGGLDAPGNDIGGWYTYNADFNYKIWQKTGFCPGHAMGQWVSAMSRYYAATGDVTTRERVLAINRAYAESITTKFYEKTRFPAYTFDKLNCGLVDSAVFAKDPDAWKIMGATKAAVTPQLPGHVVQRGVNWRGALSKDESWTWDESYTLPENLYKAYSAGAGAEYRAMARQYLDDPEYFDLLAENEPAIAGKHAYSHVNAMSSAMQAYLVDGSEKHLRAAKNGFAMVKAQSFATGGWGPDEQLRMPGSDDLYTSLSKTHSGFETPCGAYGHMKLTRYLLRVTRDGSYGDSLERVLWNTVLGSLPLQSDGAAFYYQDVNFAGKRVYSTNVWPCCSGTLPQVAMDYGINSYFRERASANRPGSVWVSQYFASVLRWDEDGARMELEQVGEYPFADVVEMRVKASKPTRVALKLRVPAWSEGAEIRVNGKKVDAEPVLGFATVDRVWKSGDRVEMELPAKVRLEAISNGVADETLHPNVAAVVRGPLVLMAVMPSRVIAQPKVTREQALAAKRLSKTEWSVQTESGALRMVPYVEVGDAGYSTYLRLT; encoded by the coding sequence ATGGTTTCTCGGCGTGGATTTGTGCAGGGTGGTGCGGCCGCGGCTGGGCTGGCGTTAACGCGGAAGGCGTGGGGTGCGGATGCGGCGGCGGGGACGTTGGAAGAGGTTGGGTACTCGCAGGTGGAGATGCGTGAGCCTCGTGTGCTGGCGCAGCGGGCGAATACGCATGAGGTGCTGATGGGGCTGAAGGTGGAAGACCTGGTGAAGCCGTACAGGCTGATGGGTGGGCTGGATGCGCCGGGGAATGATATTGGCGGGTGGTACACATACAACGCGGACTTCAACTACAAGATCTGGCAGAAGACGGGCTTTTGTCCGGGACATGCGATGGGGCAGTGGGTGTCGGCGATGAGCCGGTACTATGCGGCGACGGGCGACGTGACGACGCGGGAGAGAGTGCTGGCGATCAATCGCGCGTATGCGGAGTCGATTACGACGAAGTTTTATGAGAAGACGCGGTTCCCGGCGTATACGTTCGACAAACTGAACTGCGGGCTGGTGGACTCGGCCGTGTTTGCGAAAGATCCCGATGCGTGGAAGATCATGGGTGCAACGAAGGCGGCAGTGACGCCGCAGCTGCCAGGGCATGTGGTGCAGCGCGGCGTGAACTGGCGCGGTGCGTTGAGCAAGGACGAGTCGTGGACGTGGGATGAGAGCTATACGCTGCCGGAGAATTTGTACAAGGCCTATAGTGCAGGTGCGGGCGCAGAGTATCGCGCGATGGCGCGGCAGTATCTGGATGATCCGGAGTACTTCGACCTGCTGGCGGAGAACGAACCGGCGATTGCGGGCAAGCATGCGTACAGCCATGTGAATGCGATGTCGTCGGCGATGCAGGCGTATTTGGTGGATGGGAGTGAGAAGCATCTGCGAGCGGCGAAGAACGGGTTTGCGATGGTGAAAGCGCAGAGTTTTGCGACGGGCGGGTGGGGGCCGGATGAGCAGCTGCGGATGCCAGGGTCTGACGATCTGTATACGAGCCTGAGCAAGACGCACTCTGGCTTTGAGACGCCGTGTGGAGCCTATGGGCACATGAAGCTGACGCGGTACCTGCTGCGCGTGACGCGCGATGGGAGCTATGGGGACAGCCTGGAGCGCGTGTTGTGGAACACGGTGTTGGGCTCGCTGCCACTGCAGAGCGATGGCGCAGCTTTCTACTATCAGGATGTGAACTTTGCGGGGAAGCGGGTGTACTCGACCAATGTGTGGCCGTGCTGTTCAGGAACGCTGCCGCAGGTGGCGATGGACTATGGGATCAACAGCTATTTTAGAGAGCGCGCGAGTGCGAACAGGCCGGGGTCGGTGTGGGTGAGCCAGTACTTTGCGTCGGTGCTGCGGTGGGACGAAGATGGCGCGCGGATGGAGTTGGAGCAGGTGGGTGAGTATCCGTTTGCCGATGTGGTGGAGATGCGGGTGAAGGCATCGAAGCCGACGCGTGTCGCGTTGAAGCTGCGCGTGCCGGCGTGGAGCGAGGGCGCGGAGATTCGGGTGAATGGGAAGAAGGTTGATGCTGAGCCAGTACTTGGTTTCGCGACGGTGGATCGCGTGTGGAAGAGCGGCGATCGTGTGGAGATGGAGCTGCCGGCGAAGGTGCGGCTGGAGGCGATTTCAAATGGCGTGGCCGACGAGACGCTGCATCCGAATGTGGCGGCTGTTGTGCGTGGGCCGCTGGTGCTGATGGCGGTGATGCCGTCCAGAGTGATCGCGCAGCCGAAGGTGACGCGTGAGCAGGCGCTGGCGGCGAAGCGGCTGTCGAAGACGGAGTGGAGCGTGCAAACGGAGAGCGGCGCGCTGCGGATGGTGCCGTATGTCGAGGTGGGGGATGCGGGGTACTCGACGTATCTGCGGCTGACCTAG
- a CDS encoding phosphatidate cytidylyltransferase: MKRILTALVLVAAVAALIFFGKPWMLTVAAALVAGLAAWEFRGFTVSGGCPLPIWWTFTAVAAFFLAVFFQPDDTITVVSTVTLILFAVAAFRTSLERVLWETAGGVLMLIYVAYPLTLIPKIFNEENGTAILLFLFLCVWTGDIAALYIGKRFGKHKLAPQLSPNKTWEGTIASLLGSVIVGMALIFTGDWFSQQGSSFSALHTTEPWWFFIILALVLNAAAQFGDLLESALKRGAGVKDSGTLLPGHGGVLDRIDALLVAAPVLWLIIAVRHYFSLGSL; encoded by the coding sequence ATGAAGCGAATCCTCACCGCACTTGTACTCGTTGCCGCCGTCGCCGCTCTCATCTTCTTCGGCAAGCCCTGGATGCTGACCGTTGCGGCCGCCCTCGTCGCTGGCCTCGCTGCATGGGAGTTCCGCGGCTTCACCGTCTCCGGCGGTTGTCCCTTGCCCATCTGGTGGACCTTCACCGCCGTCGCGGCCTTCTTTCTCGCCGTCTTCTTCCAGCCCGACGACACCATCACCGTCGTCTCCACCGTCACGCTCATCCTCTTCGCCGTCGCCGCCTTCCGCACCTCCCTTGAGCGCGTCCTGTGGGAGACCGCCGGCGGCGTCCTGATGCTCATCTACGTCGCCTACCCGCTCACCCTCATCCCCAAAATTTTCAACGAGGAAAACGGCACCGCCATCTTGCTCTTCCTCTTCCTCTGCGTCTGGACCGGCGACATCGCAGCCCTCTACATCGGCAAACGCTTCGGCAAACACAAGCTCGCCCCGCAGCTCTCTCCCAACAAAACCTGGGAGGGCACCATCGCCTCGCTCCTCGGCTCGGTCATCGTCGGCATGGCGCTTATCTTCACCGGCGACTGGTTCAGCCAGCAGGGCTCCAGCTTCTCCGCCCTGCATACCACTGAGCCCTGGTGGTTCTTCATCATCCTCGCCCTCGTCCTCAACGCCGCCGCGCAGTTCGGAGACCTCCTCGAGTCCGCCCTCAAGCGCGGCGCCGGCGTCAAAGACTCAGGCACACTCCTCCCCGGCCACGGCGGCGTCCTCGACCG